The genomic DNA ATCAAAGCATATTGTTAGACAGACAGAAAATGTAGAAACGATAAGGTCACTTTGGTTGGAATCTAATGCACCCTTAAGTGACTCCAAAAGAGGGAAGACGCAACATTTAGAGCAACTTTAATTCCCACATGTTCTGTCAGCTGCACAAGGTTAGAATAGATCAACACTCATAAGTTGGCAAGGACCCAGGACTTTTGGCAGTTCACAGCGGACAAGTAGGAATATTGCCCTATACCACTTGCAAGTAGCATCACAAAAACACAGTATAATTAAGAACACTGAATTATGATGATTCACGATCTGACAAATAAAGGACTAAAACCTGTCTGATTTAAAATCTTTCATATTATATTGATGCCATAACTGATGGTTGAGTTGAACAGTTGCACATATTAAGTTCTGTCtgttatataaaaatatatgagggcctctaaaagagtccagtaCATCGAGTGTATCTCCAGTAAATTGTAATTTAGTTGTTAAGCAATATGAAAAGAAATCCTTAGGAAAGATGAAATAATATCATTAGGCATATGACCTTTTTGCATGTTGTTATCGGATCATCTGCATAAAATGGGGGATAACCAACCAGCATCTCAAACATGATAGCCCCAAGCGACCACCTGTCAATATTGCAAGCGACAAATGTGTATAAATGGGAGATGCAACAATATTTTGCACATAAAATTCTGCAACTTGTAAAAGTTTCCAAATTATCAGTGTATCCTAGAACAAATTGCATCACATTAAAAAACTTTTGACAGAATCTGTATCATTAAAACGCCTACAGTGAAAGGACAAAAAAATATCTAGCATAAATGTGCTGATAGACCTGGAATAACATACACATACACTATATGATAACCACATTTTATAATAATCAAAAAGTATGTGGACAGCTGGTGTATGTTGCCCAGGCATATTTCTAAGGAGTCTTATACATTttgtttaaaaatatatatatggaTAGCTAAACATTTGTCTCCGAAATTAAAGAATATAAGGAAGAGCGTCAAATTCATTGCAAGCATAACAAATCTTCAATAAAATCTTCATTAAAACCATGCAGTCTATGACTATTTCTACTAGCCTAGGATCTGACAGTCATGCAAACAAGGACTACCTGGGAAAGCTATACATTttgtttaaaaatatatatatggaTAGCTAAACATTTGTCTCCGAAATTAAAGAATATAAGGAAGAGCGTCAAATTCATTGCAAGCATAACAAATCTTCAATAAAATCTTCATTAAAACCATGCAGTCTATGACTATTTCTGCTAGCCTAGGATCTGACAGTCATGCAAACAAGGACTACCTGGGAAAGCTGAAAATATAAGGGCTCAGACAAACAATCTTACAGAAGTGAATAGAGTAAATGGAGAGATGGACGAGGAAGACGAAATATTAATTTAAGTCGTGCTTATCAGGTGACATTTAAAGAACTACTACTAAAATGAGTGACCCTTATCTTTCAATTGGGTAATAATTCATCAACTAGCACAGCTTAAAGAGGCACTGCAAGACTTGTGGAAAAGTATTATAAGATAATTGACGGAAGTAGTTTCATACTATATTCAGAGAAGATCTGTGGATATCATTATAAATTCTAGTAAAAGTAATAAAAAAGGGATAAATTGAAATATAGATTCAGGTCAGAGAAATATAAGACGAAGGAAAAGGTTACTATAAGACTGATTTCCTTTATTATTTGAAGGCATTTTTTCTACTgagaattattttatttaatatttaaaagtaATGGTGATTCTTCTTTGTATTAGATTTTTGTATACATTCTCCACCGAAATATACATGCAAAAATgtattaattattttgaaaaacaTTTTCCTATCCGATATGACACCTAACTCAGGCTATCATGTCTTATGGTAGGCACGTGATTTTTTTAATGAAAATGCATACAGAAGAATGTGACCTCTAGTAGTTTCAATTTTCATATACTCAAATTCTCAAACTAGTAGGCCAATCATAAAGAATCCCCCCCCCCTGTGGCATTCCTATATAACTAACAAATATAAATAGATAATCGCAAGTCAGCCTAGGCAATACATTTAATAATGATAATAACAAAAAAAATCAGTTATTTTTAATTAGTAGCTACAACATAGGATAACCCAATTAAAAATTCAACTGTGCACTGAAATGACAGGGATAATAACAAGAGTTTCAGGTTATGTATATGTAAAGCCAACTATCAGAGCCTCTTTCATTTCAGAAAAACTAACCAGTCACATTCCAAGCTGTAGCCTTTCTTTAATAGAACTTCAGGAGCTATATAATCTGGTGTTCCAACAGTTGAAAATGCCTGTGGTGATAAGGGATGAAAATAAGGGACATAAATATGAATCAAACAAAGCTGCATTGGAAATGTTAACTTCCTAAGAACATTTCTCAAGGTAATAACATAATCTTGATCATGCAACTGGAGCATTACTTGAAAGGCCATCAATAAAGTCTATTAACATGCTCGCACTATAGAACCCATCACTAGTAGGAAAAAATGTAGGAAGTTATTTAGAAAGAAAACATAAGAAAGAAAATGAGAGGACAGGTGCCAtgaaaattcagaaaaataaattGAAACATAATTTGTATAAAGTGTATTACTACTTGGAGAATAAGCAAAACCATAGTAGAACTAGACTCGAACTATATATATCTACTTTGCTATAATATATTATCCAAGTAATTATATACAGTAATTAATTCAATCTAATCACTATCTTTCACATTTTATTCATATAGATCATATGCGATTCAATTAATAAATGAAAACAATTACATCAAAGCACTCTCATGCATGTATGCATGCTTATATGGTCAACAATCAAATGTCTGTCTCTTAATGATCAAACAACTGATATGGTCTTTTTTATAAGAAAAGGAACATACTATGTCTGACAATCGCTAAATGAAATGTAATCACGAGGTAAATTAGGAGTTGATTTATGCTTCGAATAAGGTTTTGTTATGAGCTTTCACTATGCTTAGGCAGTGGCCCCTATGCTTTATATGTTCTAATTCTTGATTACATTCTAATACTGAAACCCATATAAGGACTTCTAAAGGGATCTAAACAAATAATTATACAGATTCTACTTTCTAGAGTGGGAACAGATATACAAGCTCACCAGTGTCCTTCTATTCAATTTCCAGTGCTGAAGTTGTTCCAAGGAGCTATTCCAAGAGACTCCTTTTTCATTATCTGAAATGTTTTCACTGGCAAGCAATTCATTCTCATTGATAGGGGTTAAATTTTTACAGTCAAGAGGCTTGCAAAGACCAAAATCAGAGAGCTTCATGTGACCATCTTTATCTAATAAAAGGTTATCAGGTTTGATGTCTCTGCAAGAAAACTGATGGTTACTTTGAAAGTAAATTTACATGCATGAACATTGAACATAATGCATTCTGGAATTGACCACTAATTCTCATCAAGAGTTCAATATTAGCACCAACAAAACACTAACAGAAACAAATTTCACCTGTGTATATAGTTGTGCTTATGAATAGACTCTATGGCCAACACACTTTGTGCAATGTAAAATCTGGCCACAGTTTCAGTTAAAGTCTCTTCTCTCATCAGCAAAGTCATCATGTCACCACCAGGAAGGTACTCCATTATTAAATACAAGTGCTCGGCATCTTGAAACGAGTAGTATAGTTTCACAATAAAGTGGCTAGCAACTTCAGCAAGCAAATTTCTTTCAGATCTAACATGTTCAACCTGTCATACACCGAGAATGAGTGATCACAGCAGCAAACAAGAAAAATATAACATACTGCTGCTTGACATTGGAGTTCAAAATAGTCTGCTGCTACTCTCATGCATTGATAACTATAATTACCAGTCTTGTAAACCTGTATCTATTAAATTCTGTGACAGTTTCATATGTACTAGCATGCCGGAGTAATTTGAAAAATAATGCAGATTGGCAATAAATAACTAGTTTGTCAATTGAGATTAATGCTGTAAATGAGGTAAAAAAAACTTTCGACTTAGTATGTACTACTTTTTATAAGCTAATAATAATAAACTGCAAATTTGACAGTGACACTGCTAGGAATGTTTGACTCCACCTGTCCCCTGCTTAACATTTCGGATTTCCTAAGCTTCTTCATGGCATATATATTGCCAGATTTCTTCTCTCGACAGAGTCTCACCTATTAAATAAATACACTGTGATTAGTTCTTTCTCGGAAAATATAACCGAGGTATCATAAACTAAAGAGGGAAAATCCAATATAGGTAACCTATCTTTTAGACCTTGTAAATTTACAAGAAAATACGTAGCAGCAGCAGAAGAAAGGCAGATAATTAAATAGACATGATCTCTTCAAAGCAAAATAGGAAAACTATAATGCACAtcgaatttatataaatatataaccTCTCCAAAAGCCCCTCTCCCGATGATTGTTAAAAGATCAAAATCATCAACACAGAACTTTTGCCTTTTAAGTCGAATGTACTCTGTCTCTGTACGCTCCAACTCCTTTAGGAGATTCATTCGCTCCTCCTCTGAGACATCTGAGCTGTTTAACTTTCTTTCAAGCAATGCCCGCCTGCAATTGAAATTTAATAGACGAGATATGAGGTAGTTTTGCTAACTTAAAATGTGAATATTCTTCTGCCAGAGCGACTTTCAGGTAAATAAATTCTTTAAAGACATGGCAGGGCATAAACCCAAATTTATATTAACATAGGATTCAATCCTTTATCCAAGAACATCAACTTGGATGATCTTGGTTCATGCTTATTGAGATGAATTAAACTAGTTTGTATCTGAAAGTGAGCATAAACATATATAACATCCCCATCTGCCTAAAGTCATGAAAGGACCTTATGACCTGGCCTCGTAGGGTTCTTCTAAACATTATTCAAAACCCAATAGTCATATCGAACAAATCCAACCTCCATTTGTAAAAGTTATTTAACTAATCAGGTGACCAATAGAAAATGATATTGTAAATAATAAGCAGTAAAACAAATTAAACAAGACGGCATAAGGTCCATATATACATTAAGATAAAGAAATCATACATTCAGGTTGGCACACGCGAGAACAATTATTTCGCACTTTAAAAAGTAAAATACATAAACATGAAAATGTGCAGGACAATTGTTGTTCCAGAAGGAAGAAGGTGAATAATTGAAAAGGGATACCTTTCCTTGCGATCTCGAATATGTTTCATATGAGATTTATAATGAGCCTCAATGAATTTCTTAGCAGCAGCGACCCTTTCCAGAGTCAAATTAGAGCCCAGTTTTTCCTCAAGATTCACCATATCTTTTGACTCTCCATCTCCTACATTTCCTATTACTTTGCTCCCCATCTATTCAATTCTAATCCTATACCTATTCCTATCAATCAGTTTATATATAAATTGAAAATGATGTTTATGTCTTGATGGTGAATGAATATGAATATATGAAAACAGAAAAGGAGAGGATCAATGATGCAACCTCCAAAAACAAACAGCTGTTACTATTCCTTTATTAATAATGTTGGGGACAGGTGGTGCTTTTATGTAGTTCCTTAATGTGGAGTTCAGTGAGGTTGCCACGTCACATTATGTTCATTTTACCCCATCTCATCTGGCATCAATCAAATGATAGGCATGGAACATTCCACTTCATTTTCTCTCCATTTTAACaaatacacatatatatacacacatatatatgatcataattttattaattcgtCCATTGGATATGTGGATCCAGAATAAGGACGGAAATTGAGGATCAGAGAATTTAGACCTATGGAAAAACTTGTACCCATCCTTGTCTCATGAATTTAATTTTCGTATAAAAGAAAAACTCAGTTTTCGATTACGGTTGATACGAGAATTGAATGAGGATCAAATAAGACGACCATCCCAAAATAGTCTGAAACACAATTAGCAGAACGTTGCAGGAGCTATCCAGCCACGAGAAGCAGAGTCTGAAGGAAGCTTTATCATGGTAAAAGGTCTGAGGCTTAAAAATATGCATCTTTGAGACGGATTTCTTACTTGGACACAATTGTTTCGGATTGTGTGATTTATTCAAGCACTTTAATCAAGTTCCCAGTAGTCTATGTTGTTTGCGAATAGTGTGGCTCACTTGTTAACCAAGGCTGCTCGTTTTAGGTTAGGCTTTAATTAATGGAGGGGAATGTTCCTGCTCCAACAGTTATTTATCAAGCTATGTATTCTGATATTAACAAAATGAAAGAAGAGAAATGAAATTATGTTTACcttaaaaaaaaagaaagaaaagatgACCATCCCAAAATGAAATTGTGTGTTACATATGCCTTGCCCTCTATATGTTTAGATGTAAGGTTTTGTAGCCAAGCGGTTTGTTATGTAAAATATCTGTAACAAGTTTCATGTATTATTGAGCGTGCAGCAACAAGAATCTAAAAATGTATACATACATGATGCAACAACAATTCGATAAACTAACCCTATACTTGAGGTGGCAATATCCATATAGGAAAGAATCATTTAAAGAATATTTGGGTCAAAAAATTTAATCATACAAATGTAGGACCAGAATTGTGGTGCAGGAGATTATGAGCAATTTGATCTCTAGCCTGCATGGAACTCACTGATCTCACGCTATTCTCAGCCACCATTCCATCGTCAAAAAGATCAAACCTCAACTCAGGTTCCAAACTCTCATTGTTCATCTCACATATGTTATGCAAAACACAACAAGCACCAAGCACTACTGGCAAATCTTGAAGCTTCACTTCTGTTCTTTTTTGCAAGCAAGTCCACCTAGCTTTTAACCTCATAAATGCCTCTTTTGCCACCCTCTCattctcttgaatcttctcattAAATAAATGTTGAGcccaagtcaaattctgatgactGTAAGGAACCAAAACCCAATCCATTAGAGGGTAACCACTAGTCCCCACAACCCAAACATCCTTCAAAATCCCCCTATTGGCTCTTTGAAAAAGAGCTGATTTTTCCAAAACTTTGTCATCAGACATTGAACCAGGCCAACCTATGCAAACATCGCTGAAAACCCCTTTAGGATCAACAACCCCTTGAACCGTAATCGAGTAAGAAGTCTTCTGATTCCTCTCTGTATGCCTCTTGTTAAAATAAGATGCAACACTAATCTTTGGCGCTATAATCGGAATATGAGTAGTGTACATTGATCCACCTACATTTGGTATCCCAGACATTGCTTCAAACTCATTCTTGATCTCCTTCAACTTATTCTCATTAGGCCATTGTAGATATTTAGGCATCAAAACATTCCTTATAGCCGCGCAAACTTCAAGAACCAACTTATGACAAGTTGAAATCCCCAATCCAAATCTCTTGGAAACGAGCCTTAAAGGCTCACCAGTAGCCAATCTCCAGATACAAACAGCAACCCGTTGTCGAACCGGAATCGCCAACCGTAGCATTGTATCTTTCTTAGTTACAACAGAATCAAGCTCTTCACAAATCTTATCAAATGTAGCTTTACTCATTCTAAAAGCCTTTTTAAACTCCTCATCAGGAAAATCTTGACTATTACACAAATCCCACCAAGCCTTTGACCTGTCTTTCACCCACAACCTCCTCTGCTGCCCTCCACCGCCGTGCACAGCAGCACTACTTTCACCTCCGGCTGCTTCACTACGAGCTCGCTTATCGCGTAATTCACCAAATTCACTCACATCACTATACTGATCACCGAAAAGGGTATCATAATCACTCATTTTCTTGAAATTTTGAGCATCCCATGACTGATAATTGGATGTAGCAACCTGCTGACCCGACCCGAATGAGAAATTTTGTTGACCCGAGCCGTTATGTCCAACCAAAGAAGTGACTAAATCCTGACCTGGGTAGCTCTGAAATCCTTGAAACTCATCACTTCTCTGCCTCTTTTTATTACCAGTAGCATCATCATCCATGTGAGAAGAGTCAAGTTGTTGTAAAAGGCCAAAGAAATTTGAGAAGTCTTCTTCTTGTTGTTGGTTAAGAAAAGGAACAGAAGTAATTTCCATAACAAGGTAGATGATATATATGTTTGTTGTTCAAGTGAAAGTGGAAGTGAAAGAAAAGAGTAATCCATGTATAAATAGGTATGTaagaagaggattgagaagaAAGCAAACGTGTAGAGAGGATGGAGCAAAGGAAGTTTCAGAAAAAATAATTAGTAGAGTACTACTAGCATATTAGACTACTCGGGTTGTTTGTTAGAAGCTACTAATAATAGGGTACGCGCTTGGGTTTACTATCTTGTTGAGTAGGAGCAGAGAGATTGGGGCATAGACAGTGTAACATAAAAAATAAGTAATGGTACTATGTACGACTGAAGATTTGTACTTGTGGTCACGTTTGGAAAATGGAACACTGCTCCGAAGCTTCTTTATTCACGAGTAGAGACTAGAGAATCCAGGGGGATTGTGATTTGTGAATAAAAAGGACCATGAGAAGATCTAGATTGGAATTTGGAATGTAATCACGGTTTTGCTGTTTGGCCGTTGGGGAATGCTGGTTCACCTCGGTAAAATTAGTCTAATCAACTACTGAAAATCTTAAATAATATATGATTGAAAATAtctttaaaattatattattaccgagtacatataatttattttaatatatatctttcaatgttttaacaaaataataaaaagaTTATGTAGATGGTGAGTTAATTTTGACCGTAAAAAGTTAAACAAGACAACTAAAATGGAATAAATATTATTTTCTGATTTAAACAGTATGAAagaattaatttttaaaaattattataaaattattatatattctATCATGATGGTAgatgttgtggataaaaaacatgtatttatttattgcgtGTATTTAATGTTAGGGTTTGATAAGTTTCAAACTTTAATGGTTGCGCTTGTGTTTCGTGGCTTTAATCTACCATC from Apium graveolens cultivar Ventura chromosome 5, ASM990537v1, whole genome shotgun sequence includes the following:
- the LOC141724569 gene encoding uncharacterized protein LOC141724569 gives rise to the protein MGSKVIGNVGDGESKDMVNLEEKLGSNLTLERVAAAKKFIEAHYKSHMKHIRDRKERRALLERKLNSSDVSEEERMNLLKELERTETEYIRLKRQKFCVDDFDLLTIIGRGAFGEVRLCREKKSGNIYAMKKLRKSEMLSRGQVEHVRSERNLLAEVASHFIVKLYYSFQDAEHLYLIMEYLPGGDMMTLLMREETLTETVARFYIAQSVLAIESIHKHNYIHRDIKPDNLLLDKDGHMKLSDFGLCKPLDCKNLTPINENELLASENISDNEKGVSWNSSLEQLQHWKLNRRTLAFSTVGTPDYIAPEVLLKKGYSLECDWWSLGAIMFEMLVGYPPFYADDPITTCKKIVNWRSTLKFPEHARVTPEAKDLICRLLCNVEHRLGADQIKAHPWFKDTAWDKLYEMEAAFKPEVNDELDTQNFMKYDEDATTTPSRTGSGPLRKMMLTPKDLNFVGYTYKNFEAVKGLRRSGRSTSPDRLSTDSTLSDSSMDYTAK